The Carassius gibelio isolate Cgi1373 ecotype wild population from Czech Republic chromosome A24, carGib1.2-hapl.c, whole genome shotgun sequence genome window below encodes:
- the LOC127946011 gene encoding neuritin-like, with protein MGLTLSGRYISLFLAVQIAYLLQAVRAAGKCETVFKGFSDCLLHLGDSMANYPQELGEKENLQTICTYWDDFHSCATTALADCQEGATDLWEKLKKESRNLDFRGSLFELCAAGNGASRSSVPFGVTLILTALSALVTWMQF; from the exons ATGGGATTAACTTTGTCTGGAAGATATATTTCATTGTTTCTTGCTGTTCAAATAG CCTATCTGCTGCAGGCGGTTCGAGCGGCGGGGAAATGTGAAACAGTGTTCAAAGGTTTCTCCGACTGCCTGCTTCATCTGGGAGATAGCATGGCCAACTATCCACAGGAGCTGGGCGAGAAGGAAAACCTTCAGACCATCTGCAC TTACTGGGATGATTTCCATTCATGTGCGACCACTGCTCTGGCAGACTGTCAGGAGGGAGCCACAGATCTGTGGGAGAAGCTGAAAAAAGAGTCCAGAAATCTGGACTTTCGCGGCAGCTTGTTTGAACTGTGTGCGGCTGGGAACGGCGCGAGCCGATCATCGGTTCCGTTCGGCGTAACGCTTATCCTCACCGCACTGTCGGCGCTCGTCACGTGGATGCAGTTTTAA